In Erythrolamprus reginae isolate rEryReg1 chromosome 9, rEryReg1.hap1, whole genome shotgun sequence, the genomic window ccttccaccattcttgtagcccgtctttggacctgttcaattttgtcaatatctttttgtaggtgaggtccccagaactgagcacagtattattccaaatatggtctcaccagcgctctatataaggggatcacaatctccctcttcctgcttgttatacctctagctatgcagccaagcattctactcgctttccctaccgcccgaccgcactgttcacccattttgagactgtcagaaatcacgacccatAGATCCTTCtctgaatgaatcaatgaacatctccaccatttttgtagcccgtctttggacccgttcaatttgatccatatctttttgtagacaaCGGGTTGCAGTCAGGTCCAGGAAAAAGGATCTGTTCTCCAGCAATTCCTGGATGTAACATGTGCTGAACAAAGGCAACCCATAACCTGGTCAGGATCGAATTCCcaacagtgggcagagttagcctgaaatactgcCTTCGGAccacaatttattatttatttatttatttatttatttatttatttattctttgtccaatatacaatacatatggaagagactaggcattaaataatatatataacgatagaaagtaaaaagaagagaagtagatgggagggagagaatatatatgatataagagataaggagagaatatatatgatatatgagttaaaggaaagacaattggacaggggacgataggcacatcagtgcacttatatacttatatacaaTGCTACTATGGTTCCTTGCCTCTGATAGCAGCCTCACCCAGGTGAAATCCTGAAAACTCTTGAAAGTTATTCCGAAaagataaatgaataatgaacCCACCTGACCCATGTGCAGGGGCCCGATAGTATTGACAGAGTACACCCTCATCATGTCCCTGGCATTTTCCCTGTCCAGGTCATTGCCCACTCCAAGACCAGCATTGTTGATGAGGAGAGTCAGTCCACTTTCTCCGACACATTTCTGCACTTCCTTCACCACCGCCTGGACGCTCTCAAGTTTTGTGACATCTTAGAAAAACAACATCATTCCGATATTAGCCAAGGGTGTGTGtgagcatgcgtgtgtgtgtccaTACCCATCCCCCATCTCTGAGCATGGACACAGGCATGACTGAGATGTATGTGCTTCGGATTGAATAAtgactggttgccgattagtttccggacacaattcaaagtgttggtaatgacctataaagccctacatagactttcaatcctgggcctagaaagcctagaactaagacgccttaaacaagatctaagtattgcccacaagatcataggctgcaacatcctgcctgtcagcgactacttcagcttcaaccacaacaacacaagagcacacaacaggtttaaacttaatattaaccgctcgaaacttgactgtaaaaaatatgacttcagtaaccgagttgtcgaagcgtggaactcattactggactccatagtgtcatccccaagcccccaacactttacccttagattatctacggctgacctatccagatcctaagaggtcagtaaggggcaagtccaagtgcactagagtgccttccatcccctgtcctattgctctcctatatctcctatacccttcttctattcctacatctcttcttctattctttcattgatatgttctattcctatatcttcttttctattatttcttagatataatttactatgagtatctcctctctaaccttcatcatgtattttactatgtgtatatagatatatacccactaaaaccctcattgtgtattggacaaaataaataaataaataaataaataaaataaaacaaaataaataaataaataaataaatacatggcatcggaccagaatatctgcgagaccgtcttctgctgcacgaatcccagcggccaatcaggtcccacagagttggccttctccggatcctgtcgactaaacaatgtcatctggcaggacccaggggaagagccttctctgtggcggccccggccctctggaatcagctcccccatgagattcgaactgtccccaccctcctcgccttctgcaagactctgaagacctatctatgtcaccaggcatggggtaattgatgcatcccctttttggctagtaagttttatgtgtggttatgattgggtagtattgactgtttttaaatgatagtgggattttagctatagttttaatcattggatttgtactgcattgtttattgttgttgtgagccgccccgagacttcagagaggggcaacgtacaaatctaataaataataataataataataataataataataataataataataatttatttattgttgttttgttttttatttttattttatttattattattattattattattattattattattattattattattttgtttagtaCTGTAGACAAAATACGCAATTTGGTATATTTTGGATGATACATGCAACCCTTGTTAAACAAGCAATGGATGGGACTGGGCTACTTCCTCCCAAAAGAATGGTTTCTGATTGGTCTCCAGCTCAAACTGAGAGAGaatatagtctacggagaggggcggcatacaaatctaataaataaataaataaataaataaaataaatagtgagTTCCAATTGGGCTTAATCTTTATTTGGTTACACATattagacagaatcttgccaaactaaagctataATTTTCTAAACTACTAGCAAGGGTGGGCAGCCGGCAGGACAGGATGGAACGTAGTTGTactagtggaaatttatttatttatttatttatttatttatttatttattggctttgtatgctgtccatctctgaggactcggggcggctcacaacataaatgaagctgtgtgcccagctccagctaaccatcccaccctcccatcctcctcctcctcctcggaaagtggcagggagaccaccACGATtcgcagggggcccatttcctcccccctcttttctcaacagctaatCGGCACCCTAGGTACCCAGCCTGAGGGAGGGggggcacccaggaaggagagtgcgggaaatgtgaagcaaattgtcaccccagagagcgacactagtaaggttgtaagtcgaggacttaacagttcacttgaacaatgatgatagttcaagccactcccacctggtcacatggctggcaagccactcctacccagtcacgtgaccatcaagccgcacccacaaaataagccatacccacagtgcggcagtaaaaattttggctgcccattactgactatTAGGATTAGGTCTATCCTGAGaggttctagggcagtgatggcgaaccttttttggttcgtgtgccaaaaggatgtgtcaGCGTgcgcgcatgtgcccacacccattccctcctttCATGttgcccctgcgcatgcgcacactttttaatgtaaaactgttattttagattttaattattagatttgttaccatgtattgtttttgtcattgttgtgagccgccccgagtctacggagaggggtggcatacaaatctaataaataataataataataatcatcatcatcatcatcatcatcatcatcatcatcatcatcatcatctctgagCATTCACACAGGCctgactgaagcctgggatgttgaaaaaaaacagccaaatggaagtttggaaaaaatggacttccagtttactcattgtgctgtttttcatactgGCCTTCTCCAAGGCCAAAAATTGGCTagccctggagctgacatagggaagCACCTCGCTGTTTCAGTATTGCTATCGTTTCTTGGTGTAAATCTTGGTGTCAATTCATGCAAGTGGCTACTTTATCAAAGAGTaattgtcttttatttatttatttatttatttatttgtttgtttatttatttatttattcgtctgtctgtctgtctgtctgtctgtctatctatctatctatctatctatctatctatctacctacctacctacctacctacctatctatctatctacctattctatctatctatctatctatctatctatctatctatctatctatctatctatctatctatctatctatctatctatctatctatctatctatctatctatctacctattctatctatctatctatctatctatctatcaatctatctatctatctatctacctattctatctatctatctatctatctatctatctatctacctattctatctatctatctatctatctatctatctatctatcatctatctatctatctatctatctatctatctatctatctatctatctatctatctatctatctatctatctatttattttgtccaatacacaatgagggttttagtgggtatatatctatatacacatagtaaaatacatgatgaagattatagaggagatactcatagtaaaatatatctaagaaagaatagaagagaaggtatagtaatagaacatatcaatgaaagaatagaagaagagatataggaatagaagaaaggaataggagatataggagagcaataggacaggggacggaaggcactctagtgcacttgtacttgccccttactgacctcttaggaatctggataggtcaaaggtggataatctaagggtaaattgttgggggtttggggatgacactacggagtccggtaatgagttccacgcttcgacaactcagttactgaagtcatattttttacagtcaagtttggagcggttaatattaagtttaaatctgttgtgtgctcttgtgttgttgtggttgaagctgaagtagtcgccgacaggcaggaggttgcagcatatgatcttgtgggcaatacctagatcttgtttaaggcgtcttagttctaggtcttctatcattactttttatcattacatttctaatgttatgcttatacaaattaccatcctataattgtttgacaaacaaataaataaaattttcaacTCAACTATttggtatttttaaattttgaatgCCTTTTGGTGTCACCTGTGTGAGATGGACAGCTACataaatgaacaaaataaataaacaatacactTACCTAGCTGCAAAACCACCAGGTTCGGATACTGGCATGCCAATTCCTTCAGCTCCTGGAGAAGAAAATATCAGTATTTCAGATTTCCTCTGGAGTAAAATTTTGGAGTTGCTTTAGggaaaagaaaatgcaaaacacatccttttggcacacgaaccaaaaaaggttcaccatcgctgcccTAGAATCTCTCAGGATAGACCTAGGAGCTTACATAATTCTAGTTTtactttggcaagattctgtctaatATGTGTAACCAATAGTGACGGGCGAACccgacggtgttcgggttcggcaagttcagacaaactttatgcaaaatttggccgaatccgaacccgaacggggaatccctcccacaaagagatttgacgtcactggcagatggctaaggatgccaaggtgatcacttcctggattcctggaaacatgtttatttttacgtgaaaggaccgccctttgcttgcagcgccgctgcggtgtcctttcatgtaaaaataacaatgtttatttttaggtgaagacctccctttaaaggagctggggaatccctcccacgaagagattccgggggcggagctttgacgtcactggcaggttgctaaagacgccaaggtgatcacttcctggattccatgggatccaggaagtgatcatcttggcatccttagcaacctgctggtgacgtcaaagctccgaacgctgaacacaaccccaaactttgcccgaagtttggaaaaatttcgtgttcgtgttcggcataccgaacaccggttcgcccatcactactaatcaaataaagattgagttcaattGGATCTCACTATGTTCTCTTTCAATTTGGGCTGGAGACCAATCGGAAACCATTCTTTTGGAAAGAAGTAGCCCAGCCTCATCCATTGCTTATTTAACAAGGGTTGCATGTATCATCCAAAATATACCAAATTGTGTAATTTGTGTACAATACTAAACATAATACTTCAGTCATTATTTAATCCTATGCATATACATCACTATGGGAAGTATCTATATAATATGGAATGAGCTCAATCCTCGATGGCTATGGATAAAAATGCCGTAGGAGGTTTGAAGTGCAACATTGAAATTGGAGCTTTAATTTCAGCATCTCATTTCTCAAAGAATTTTAAAGTTaaacaatcattaaaaaaaaaagtacaggaGGCTACCTGGTAGATCCCCAAAATTGTAGATGAGCATGATATTATAGCAtgacattagaaagtgtccagagatactttacaagaagagccctccactcttctgTTCGCAACAGACTACCTTGCACAACCTGacttaggcttagaaagcttagaactatgttgccttcagcataaaaagctaataaaatcatctgctacaagttacgtccttcctgtcaacgtttacttcagcttcaaccaaaacaatacacaagcacacaacagatacaaactcaaagtgaactgctccaaacttgactgtagaaaatacgactttagcaaccaagtggttaatgcctggaatataCTACCTGACTCTTTAGTTTTAtaaccaaaccccaaaaactttacctttagactgtccactgttgacttctccagattcctaagaggtcagtaaggggcgtgcataagtgcaccagagtgccttctgtcccctgtcctaatcttctctcttatcagtacccatctcatAGGTATATAAACAAATGCATATTACCAATACTatttgacaaaatatataaatcaataaaataaataaataaataaatattatacctGGTATTATGTTAGATGCCCAGATTTTTGCTTCAATCTGGGTGATAGAATGTGAAACAGAAAGTCAAATTAAAATAAGtgccagcaactggttaggtcccacagagttggccttctccgggtccctacatggcatcggaccagaatacctccggaaccgccttctaccgcattaatcccagcggccgataaggtcccacagagttggccttctccgggtcctgtcgactaaacaatgtcgtttggcgggacccaggagaagagccttctctgtggtggccccaaccctctggaaccagctccccctggagatcagaacttcccccaccctccttgccattcataaagttcttaagacccatctctgccgtcaggcatgggggaactgagatatttcccccgggcctatacagtttatacatggtatgtttgtgtgtatgcttgcttttaataatggggtttttagtgttttttaaattattagatttgttcttacattgtctttgttattgttgtgagccgccccgagtctacagagaggggcggcatacaaatctaaataataataataataataataataataataataataataagaataaagtCATAGCTTATTGTAGTAAGTGAACTGGGTCTCATTTCTCTGCCACATTTTATTTCAAACCTCAAACTGGTGTCTCTGgagtcccccctccccaccctacTATTTGAAATGATGCTCACCTGGTTGTCTGCTCCCTCCAGGTCCATCGTTGTGGCAAAGACCCATTTGGGTGGAGAAGGCAGATCCAGAAACCTCTTCACCAGACCCAGACCGATCCCCCGGTCAGATCCTGTCACCAGGACGCTGAAAACAGATAAATCCATTGACTTCGCCATCTTTCCAGGAGCTGCAGCTTCTACTTCCAAACTTCTTGAACGCTTCTGTCAAATGCCTTTTTTCTCAGCACATGAAGCACAATTATGGGACATCACACCACGCCCGTCTTAAAATTGTTTGGTAAAGTTCCAAAATAAAATTTCCTGACTCAGTCAAGTAGTGCAAGAACATAATCTGAGATTTGTTGCTGCTGACACTCTAATTAAAATTACTAAACTAAAAATGCTTTAATGTGATTACGGGAACCCATAACTAGAGTAATAGACTAGGACTCTAATTTAATAAAGGGAATCCTAAATGCTGACATTGAATttgacagaagaagaaaaagcaatattggCATCAAATCATAATTTGCAATAGAACCATAGATAAGATCAGGTATGTAAAAATGTATTTGACAAAAAATAATGACTCAATGACAACTATTTTGAAAGACAATGATAAGAACAAGTATTTCTAGATAGAAAAGACGAATCTCGGCTTTCTTTTGTTCCATACATCATAAATTTCCTTCCTGGAGATAAACACCCCCATTAAGAACTATATTAATAGTGCTTTGTAGAAACGCTATGTGAAAATTGCTATAGAAAATTGCTGTAGAGTAATCCACACACATACATCTtactcacattattattattattattattattattattattattattattattattatttattagatttgtatgccgcccctttccatagactcggggcggctcacaacacaataaaacagttcatgacaaatctaataatttacaatttaaaatattaaaaaaccccattatttaagcaaacatacatacaagcataccatacataaattgaattgaataggtccaggggagatgtctcagttcccccatgcctgacgacaaaggtgggttttaaggagtttacgaaaagcaaggagggtaggggcagttctaatctctggagggagctggttccagagagtcggggccgccacagagaaggctcttcccctggggcctgccaaccgacattgtttagttgacgggacccggagaaggcccactctgtgggacctaatcggttgctgggattcgtccggcagaaggtggtctcggagatattctggtccgatgccacgaagggctttaaatATGTCCTGGTACAAAATTGTACCTTTTTCCAAAAGTGTACAATTTCTGCTTACCTATTTTCAGCATCATTCTCCTGCTGTAGTTAGCGTGCACCCATTCAGGGCACTAAAGTTATTTAATAAAGTAAGCTGCTTTGATCAGTGACATCTGAAGACTAACCACATGGATTAAAGAACACAACATGCTAATTCAGCATGTTTCCATCCCTTGGAACTTCAGTTCTTTGGGTCTCTACAACTCGTCATCGTCTCAAGGACAACGAGGCAGCTTCTTCATTCATGCTTGTCTATTACTCctgaagattttttccccccatccctaaccaggggataaaataatgtgttgaagctgactagactaagaacgctagccagatgaattcctggtaggcagattgccccccctccctattttcctccccaaaagctaaggtcTCTacagtgttaggaaacttcagatagtgcaaaatgcagccatttgAGCTATTGTGGGACTTCCCAGATTCGCACACGTCTCGgtaacactccacggcctgcactggttgtcgatcagtttctggtcacaattcaaagtgttggtaatgacctataaagccctaaatggaattggaccagaataccttcagaaccgtcttctgctgcacgaatcccagcaaccgataaggtcccacagagtcagccttcttccggtcccgtcaactaaacaatgtcatctggcaggactcaggggaagagccttctctgtggcagccccggccctcaggaatcaactccccccggagattagaaccgcccccaccctccttgcctttcataagctacttaaaacccacctatgtcaccaggcatggggtaactgagttacccttagattatggtagatttgtgtatggtatgactgagttgtatggttttaataacgggtttttattgtgttttttaatatattggatttgtgacattgtattctgatgtgagccgctccaagtccttggagaggggcggcatacaaatctaataaattattattattattattattattattattattattattattattattattaatgttctgCCACCAtgtttcaactgcccataattacagggtaattagtccaggaagacacacaccacatgataaaaggaaaacccaaaagtttttataaacagaaaaacagaaacagctccctttttaaatgtcaaagggattttctggtacacacaaggcacaggtgaaatgcaatccaattgctcacccaataactgggaaattgagtccaattctaaagtccagagagtccacacacacaatcctgaacagcaaaaaaccacgatcttgacgaaacaatgaatcagataaactgccatgaggctaaaacaccagattgcacttttatctgtagcactaattacagcagccccacccaaccacaggtggtctcattttctcttgtaataacccttcaattgttgtctcctatgcatcactctacgcatgcatggatgtgtcattaattcttgttcagaatccagggatgatacagatgactgatctcctcctgggctgcctgccaaactcccctcttccctgtcactcacgcttccttggtcagaggagacagattctactgggagcaaaacagccctgcggcatgtggatgtctcccccacctccacctccacattgcttggggcaggagctgggccagagctaaccacaacaattaaggtgcatcttatactcagaaaaatctGATATgtctcaaggggaaaaaaaagatggcatacAATGAAGATAAAAAAAGGACAAGATTATTATGATATTCAGTGGTTTATTGAGGATTCATCCCTTGTTACTACATTGAAGTCGTGGTATTAGATAGACGATTGTTCACCAAGGAATTCGGCGACCCAACCAATCCACAAAGGTCCCGTTGTCCTTGTCGGAAAGCATGGACAGCACACTCACGATGCCCCTCGTGCTCTCTTCCACAGATATCTCCCCCTGTCACAAAGAAAGATCTCATAAACTGGGAAATAAT contains:
- the LOC139171894 gene encoding C-signal-like, with the protein product MAKSMDLSVFSVLVTGSDRGIGLGLVKRFLDLPSPPKWVFATTMDLEGADNQELKELACQYPNLVVLQLDVTKLESVQAVVKEVQKCVGESGLTLLINNAGLGVGNDLDRENARDMMRVYSVNTIGPLHMGQACHPLLKLAARRSPCQGLSACKAAIVNLSSILGSIELMDRWETMKYVAYRCSKTALNMLTKCQSLEYSSQGILCLAIHPGRVKTSKLEVSADMTVEESTKCILTVLSMISDEDNGTFVDWLGRRIPW